Part of the Paenibacillus kyungheensis genome, ATTCCAGGTATGGATGGACTGGAAATTTTGAAGCATATCAAATCTACTCATCCTCATATTAAAGTGATTATGATGACAGCTTATGGAGAATTGGACATCATCAAACAAGCCAAAGATCTAGGGGCGATTAGCCATTTTACCAAGCCATTTGATATTGATGAAATGAGAAATGTAGTAGATCAAAACCTAAGAGGTAATCAAGTGGATCAGCAAAAATAAAATCCTATCCTCTAAGATAGGTTTTTTGCTATGCAAAGACGCATAGCCCTTTTTAAATTGCTTGTTTAGTATTTGAAGTGGGTTGTGTTATAATAAGCAACGTATGCGAGTATCGGCTTACAAATACCATCATTCTCAAGGAGGATATCATTATGCCATTAGTATCTATGACAGACATGTTAAACAAAGCACTTGAAGGAAAGTATGCAGTTGGACAATACAACATCAATAACCTGGAGTGGACTCAAGCGATTCTGGGAGCAGCGGAAGAAGAAAAATCACCAGTAATCCTTGGTGTATCTGAAGGTGCTGCACGTCATATGGGCGGATTCACTACTGTTGTTAAAATGGTAGAAGGATTGCTTCATGACATGAAAATCACTGTTCCAGTTGCTATTCACTTGGATCATGGTTCAAGCTTTGACAAATGTAAAGAAGCGATCGACGCTGGATTTACATCTGTAATGATCGATGGATCTCACCATTCAATCGACGAAAATATCGAAATGACTAAAAAAGTAGTAGACTATGCACATGCTAAAGGTGTTTCTGTTGAAGCTGAAGTTGGTACTGTAGGCGGACAAGAAGATGACGTTATCGGTGGTATCATGTATGCTGATCTTAACGAATGTGTACGCATCGTTAAAGAAACAGGTATCGATACATTAGCTCCAGCATTGGGTTCTGTACATGGTCCTTACCACGGCGAGCCTAACTTAGGATTCAAAGAAATGGAAGAAGTGCGT contains:
- the fba gene encoding class II fructose-1,6-bisphosphate aldolase → MPLVSMTDMLNKALEGKYAVGQYNINNLEWTQAILGAAEEEKSPVILGVSEGAARHMGGFTTVVKMVEGLLHDMKITVPVAIHLDHGSSFDKCKEAIDAGFTSVMIDGSHHSIDENIEMTKKVVDYAHAKGVSVEAEVGTVGGQEDDVIGGIMYADLNECVRIVKETGIDTLAPALGSVHGPYHGEPNLGFKEMEEVRDAVQIPLVLHGGTGIPKHDIDKAISLGTSKINVNTENQIVFAKTVREVLAAKPDAYDPRTFIAPGRDAIKQTVIGKIREFGTSNKA
- a CDS encoding response regulator; this encodes MEQKKILIVDDQNGIRILLMELFGNEGYQMYQAANGKAALEVVEKDNPDLVLLDMKIPGMDGLEILKHIKSTHPHIKVIMMTAYGELDIIKQAKDLGAISHFTKPFDIDEMRNVVDQNLRGNQVDQQK